In the genome of Leptospira inadai serovar Lyme str. 10, one region contains:
- a CDS encoding cysteine-rich CWC family protein has protein sequence MTSKRCAKCSNPFECRVDSGGCWCETIRLSPQVLNELRDLYTNCLCPICLKKYETSKEVS, from the coding sequence ATGACCAGTAAAAGATGCGCGAAATGTTCCAATCCCTTTGAGTGCCGGGTCGATAGCGGAGGTTGCTGGTGCGAAACGATTCGCCTTAGTCCTCAAGTCTTGAATGAATTACGCGACTTATATACTAATTGCTTATGCCCTATTTGCCTTAAAAAATACGAGACTTCAAAAGAAGTATCATGA
- a CDS encoding AMP-dependent synthetase/ligase has product MENNRKYFYDMLEKTASLFPLKESFSRRTKTGIQGRTFSQLKTLTDHLIGGLIQAEVAKDDKILYLCDASSNWILGDIAIISAGAISVPRGTDVVDEDILYIVNHSESKYALVQKEKDKQRILNLASKLPSLKKVYVLEDDIGELKIGIGSVGELIETGKTYLSQNPDCIKKRLMEKSPDELATLIYTSGTTGAPKGVMLTQTGWISAVEKVIGFVGLTSSDSGISLLPPWHAFERAIEYCIVELGAEFLVSNINNLKEDLKEFKPTLFPSVPRIWESLYNGIMNKVAKESPIKRVLFDFFLKVGMSWAEKKSILFGYDFRIMRPDPMLRLLQKLSAFFGLIFLSPLKLGAILIFRGVHQALGGRLRVSVSAGSALPSVVDKFLSGIGLIVLEGYGMTETSAVLSIRKANRPSPGTVGTPIAGYECIIKDETGNPVAQGKKGSLWIKSKQVLIGYYKRPELNAVVFDKNGFFDTGDIMRFNYRNELVFTGRAKDTIVLAGGENVEPVPVEDQLLNSPYINQVMVTGHEAKHLVALIVPDFEKLRAEFSDLPEDPNAWNDHPKVREIFKSEVSTRISRKNGFKSFEVVPQNAFYILPRPFDPDKEMTRTLKMKRNEILNSFKKEIDVLTKV; this is encoded by the coding sequence TTGGAAAACAATCGAAAGTATTTTTACGACATGCTGGAAAAGACTGCGTCGTTATTTCCGCTAAAGGAAAGCTTTTCTAGAAGAACGAAAACCGGCATACAAGGACGAACCTTTTCGCAACTGAAGACGTTAACGGATCATCTCATAGGCGGATTGATTCAAGCCGAAGTAGCTAAGGACGATAAAATCCTCTATCTTTGTGACGCTAGTAGCAATTGGATTTTAGGCGATATCGCCATTATTAGTGCCGGCGCGATCTCGGTTCCGAGAGGTACCGACGTTGTCGACGAGGACATTCTATATATCGTAAACCATTCCGAAAGTAAATACGCTTTGGTCCAAAAAGAGAAGGATAAACAACGCATCCTTAATCTGGCGTCCAAGCTTCCTTCCTTGAAAAAGGTATATGTATTAGAGGATGATATAGGAGAGCTGAAGATCGGAATCGGGAGTGTCGGCGAGTTGATCGAAACGGGGAAAACCTATCTATCTCAAAATCCGGATTGTATTAAGAAAAGATTAATGGAAAAGAGTCCCGACGAATTGGCTACTTTAATCTATACGTCGGGAACGACAGGAGCTCCTAAGGGAGTTATGTTAACTCAGACCGGATGGATTTCCGCAGTCGAAAAGGTGATCGGATTCGTGGGGCTTACGTCTTCCGATTCGGGAATCAGTCTTTTACCTCCCTGGCATGCCTTTGAGAGAGCGATCGAATACTGCATCGTTGAACTTGGCGCGGAATTCCTAGTATCCAATATTAATAATCTAAAGGAAGATTTAAAAGAATTCAAACCTACATTATTCCCTTCCGTTCCCAGAATTTGGGAATCTCTATATAACGGAATCATGAACAAGGTCGCTAAAGAATCGCCGATCAAAAGGGTTCTGTTCGATTTCTTTCTGAAAGTCGGTATGAGCTGGGCCGAGAAAAAATCCATTCTATTCGGCTATGATTTTAGGATCATGAGACCCGATCCTATGTTGCGATTGCTGCAAAAACTATCGGCCTTCTTCGGCTTGATTTTTTTATCGCCGCTTAAGCTCGGCGCGATTCTGATTTTTAGAGGAGTTCATCAGGCTCTTGGCGGTAGGCTGCGGGTATCGGTTTCTGCGGGGAGCGCGTTGCCTTCCGTAGTAGATAAGTTTCTTTCGGGAATCGGTTTAATCGTTCTGGAAGGATACGGTATGACGGAGACATCCGCAGTGCTTTCTATTCGAAAAGCTAACCGACCTTCACCGGGCACGGTGGGCACCCCTATAGCAGGATACGAATGCATCATTAAGGACGAGACGGGGAATCCGGTCGCTCAGGGAAAAAAAGGGAGCCTCTGGATAAAATCGAAACAAGTTCTCATCGGTTACTATAAACGTCCGGAACTCAACGCCGTCGTTTTCGATAAGAACGGTTTCTTCGATACCGGAGACATCATGCGGTTCAATTATAGGAATGAATTGGTTTTTACGGGTCGAGCCAAGGACACGATCGTCTTGGCAGGTGGGGAGAATGTCGAGCCGGTTCCCGTTGAGGATCAATTACTGAATTCGCCCTATATCAATCAGGTTATGGTAACGGGCCATGAAGCTAAGCACCTTGTGGCGCTAATCGTTCCGGATTTCGAAAAACTAAGAGCGGAATTTTCGGACCTGCCCGAAGATCCGAATGCTTGGAACGATCACCCGAAAGTTAGGGAAATTTTCAAATCGGAAGTTTCGACTCGAATTTCCCGGAAAAACGGGTTTAAATCGTTTGAAGTGGTTCCGCAAAACGCTTTTTATATCCTGCCGAGACCTTTCGATCCGGACAAAGAGATGACAAGGACTCTTAAAATGAAACGAAACGAAATTTTAAATAGCTTCAAAAAAGAAATAGATGTGCTTACGAAAGTCTGA